The DNA segment TGCCGAGCGCCAGCGCGACGGCGGCCACGCGCTGCCCCACCGCGCCGAGGCCGACCAGCCCGAGCGTGCGGCCGTGCAGTTCCAGCCCGTCCTGGGCACGCGACCAGCGACCCGCGCGCAGTTCGGCGTCCAGCCAGGCGAGGCGACGGGCGGCGGCGAACATCAGCCCGAGCGTCATTTCGCAGACCGATTGCGCATTGGCACCCGGCGTCACGCACACCGGAATGCCACGCTCCGTCGCGGCGGCCACGTCGATATTGGGCACGCCGACACCGTGCTTGCAGACGATGCGCAGCGTCGGGCAGGCCGCCATGTGCCGCGCCGTGAGCGGCACGGTGCGAGAGATGACCGCGTCCACCGGCTCGGCCGACATGACATCGCCGACGACCCCGTCAGCGCTGCCGGAGGGCAGGTAGAGCACACGGCAGCCGGCGTCGCTCAACAACCGCGCGCCCGGCGCGGCCAGCGTCGCAGCGGTGACCAGGACGGTGAATTCGCGCATCGCCCGTCAGTCCAGCTGGATGTTGGCCTGGCGCACCACATCGCCCCAGGTCTTGTGTTCCCTGGCGATGAGTTCACCGAACTGCGTGCTGGTGCGGCCCGTGGCTGCCGTGCTGCCCTCGTTGGCGAACTTCTCCAGCACGTCAGGCCGCGCCAGCACCTTGCTCACCTCGGCATGCATGCGCTCCACGAGGGCCGGCGGCGTGCCGGCCGGCGCCACGACACCCGACCACGTCTGTGCGTCGAACGCGGGAAAGCCCGATTCGGCCAGGGTCGGCACGTCGCCCAGTGCCGGCAGCCGTGCCGGCGAAGTCACCGCGAGCGCCCGCAGGCTGCCGCCCTTGACCTGACCGAGCACCGAGACCGAATTGCCGATGTAGAAATCCACATGGCCGGAACGCAGGTCGTTCACCGCGGGGCCAGCGCCCTTGTACGGCACGTTCAACAGCGCGATGCCGCCACGGCGTTCCAGCAATTCGATGGCGAGATGGCCGACCGTGCCATTGCCAGCGAAAGCGACGCGCATCGGATCGGGCCGCTTCTTGGCGGCGGCGACCAGGTCGGCCATCGTCCTGAACGGCGAGTCCGCCTTCACCGTGACGACCATCGGTTGCGACGCCACCAACGCGACCGGCACCAGGTCCTTGAGCGGGTCGAAAGGCATCTTGGCGTAGAGCGACGGGTTGATCGCCATGTTGGCGGTCTGTCCGATGCCGAAGGTGTAGCCGTCGGCCGGTGCGCGGGCCACGGCATCGAGGCCGATGTTGCCGGCAGCACCCGCACGGTTTTCGACGACCACGACCCATCCACTCTGCACCGTGAGCTTTTCGGCCACCAGACGGCCGAGGAAGTCGGCGCTGCCTCCGGGCGGGAACGGCACGATGAGGCGGATCGGGCGTTGCGGCCACGCGGCCGGCTGGGCCGAAACCGTGCTCGCAGTCACCCACGCAAGGGTGGATGCAGCCAGCGCGGTGGTCACGCGGGCGAGAAGGCGTCGTCGAATCATGGTTGTCTCCTGAAGATTTGCCGGCGATCTTCTCAACCTTGATTCATTCGGTCCATTTGATTAAATTGATTCAACCATTTCTTTAGGTTATGAATGACCCTCAACCTGCGCGATCTCGCCTACTTCGAAGTCGTGGCCGAGCTCGGTCATCTGGGACAGGCGGCCGACAAGCTGGGGCGGTCACAGCCGGCGTTGACCAAGTGCATGCAGCGCCTGGAAGCCGCGTTCGGCGTGCCGCTGTTCACGCGCGCCGGTCGCGGCATCCGGACCACGGCGGTGGGCGAGGTGCTTCTGGCACGCGCCCGGTTGCTGCGCGGCGCATCCGAGGAAGCGCTGCGCGAAGTGAATGATTTCGCAAAAGGCAA comes from the Comamonadaceae bacterium OTU4NAUVB1 genome and includes:
- a CDS encoding tripartite tricarboxylate transporter substrate binding protein; this encodes MIRRRLLARVTTALAASTLAWVTASTVSAQPAAWPQRPIRLIVPFPPGGSADFLGRLVAEKLTVQSGWVVVVENRAGAAGNIGLDAVARAPADGYTFGIGQTANMAINPSLYAKMPFDPLKDLVPVALVASQPMVVTVKADSPFRTMADLVAAAKKRPDPMRVAFAGNGTVGHLAIELLERRGGIALLNVPYKGAGPAVNDLRSGHVDFYIGNSVSVLGQVKGGSLRALAVTSPARLPALGDVPTLAESGFPAFDAQTWSGVVAPAGTPPALVERMHAEVSKVLARPDVLEKFANEGSTAATGRTSTQFGELIAREHKTWGDVVRQANIQLD